The Couchioplanes caeruleus sequence TGCCGCGGCTCCGCGAACAAGTCATGGCGTCCGGCCCGCTCGACCACCTTGCCGGCGTACAGGACGTTGACGGTGTCGCAGAGCCCGGCCACCACACCGAGGTCGTGGGTGATCATCACCAGCGCCGTACCGGACTGGTCGACCAGGTCCTTGAGCAGCGTGAGGATCTGCGCCTGGATGGTCACGTCCAGCGCCGTGGTCGGCTCGTCGGCGATCAGCAGGCGCGGCCTGCAGGCCAGGGCGACGGCGATCAGCGCCCGCTGCCGCATGCCGCCGGAGAGCTGGTGCGGGAACTCCTTGAGCCGCCGCGTCGGGTCCGGGATGCCGACCGCGTCGAGCAGTCCCCGGGCCTCCCTCAGCGCCGCCCGCCGGGTCCGGCCCTGGTGGCGTTCGAGCACCTCGGCCACCTGCAGGCCGAGCGGGATCACCGGGTTCAGCGAGGACAGCGGGTCCTGGAAGATCATGCCGATGTCCCGGCCGCGCCGGTCCCGCAGCTCCTGTGGGCGCAGCTTGAGCAGGTCGGTGTCGGCGAAACGGACCTCACCGGTGACCTTGTTGCCGCGGCGCGGCAGCAGACCCATGATCGCCAGGCTGGTCACCGACTTGCCGCAGCCGGACTCGCCGACCAGCCCGATCGTCTGGCCGGGTTCCACGCAGAAGCTGACGCCGTCCACCGCTGTGAAGGGCTTGGCGCCCTTGCGCTGGAAGATGACCGACAGATCGCGAACGTCGAGCAGAGGCATGACAGATCACCGCCGGTTCTTCGGGTCGAGCGCCTCGCGCATGCTCTCGCCGAGCAAGGTGAAGCCGAGGGCCACGAGAATGATCGCGCACGCCGGGAAGTAGGCCAGCTCCGGACGGACCTCGAAGTACCGGACGCCGTCCACACCGAGCATCAGGCCCCACTCGGCCCGGTTGATGTCCGGGTCGCCGAGGCCCAGGAAGGACAGCGCGGCCGCGTCCAGGATCGCCACCGCGAAGGTCAGGGTGGCCTGCACGATGACCGCGGTGAGCGAGTTCGGCAGCATGTGCCGCAGCACGATGTTCCGCTGCTTCACACCCAGCGCGCGGGCCGCGAGCACATGGTCGCTCTCCCGTTGCGCCAGCATCGATCCGCGCAGCAGCCGGGCGAAGATGGGCACGTTCACCACCGCGACCGCGATGATCACCGTCCACTGCGTGGACCTGCTGGCCAGGGCGACCAGCGTGATCGCCAGCAGCAGGCTGGGCAGGGCCAGCATGACGTCGGTGATCCGCATGATCAGCACGTCCACCCAGCCGCCGACGGCGCCGGCGATCGCGCCGAGCAGCACGCCGAGCAGCAGGCCGATGAGCGTGGCCAGGACGCCGACGAAGAGGGTCTGCCGGGCGCCGTACACCATCCGGGACGCGAAGTCGCGGCCCAGCGGGTCGCTGCCGAGCGGATGCCCGGCGGTGGCGCCCGGGATCGAGTCGACGGTCAGGTCCTTGGTCAGCTCCGGGAACCGCTGCACCGGGTCGTGCGGCGCCACCAGCGGCGCGAAGATCGCGATGACGAGGAACAGCAGGATGATGGCCGCGCCCACGATCGCGGTGGGGTTGCGCAGCAGCCGTCGGCCGGCGTCGCGGATCAGGCTGACCCCGCCCGCTTCGGACGTCCGCGCGGTCAGTTCGTCGATGCGGCGGCGCTTGTGGTCGGCGAGCGTCGAGATTCCGCCGGTTCCGCTCACTGCACACGCACCCTCGGGTCGATGATCGCGTACGAAAGGTCGACCAGCAGGTTGACCACGATGTAGACGACGGCGGCGAGCAGGATGAGCGCCTGGAGCACCGGATAGTCGCGACTGCCGCTGATCGAGTCGGTGATCAGCGTGCCCAGGCCGCCCCAGTTGTAGACCTTCTCGGTCAGCACCGCGCCGGCCAGCAGCGCACCGGTCTGCAGGCCGATGGTGGTGACCACCGGCAGCAGCGCGTTGCGCAGCACGTGCCGCTTGCGGATGGTGGCGTTGCGCAGACCCTTGGCGTCCGCGGTGCGGATGTAGTCCTCGTCCAGGACGTCCAGCACGCTCGCCCGGGTGATCCGGATGATGATCGCCAGCGGGATCGTCGCCAGGGTGAAGGCGGGCAGCACCAGATGCCAGAGGGCGTCGGCGGATGCGTCCAGCTCGCGGGTCAGCAGCCCGTCCAGCACGAAGAAGCCGGTCACGTCGGTGTTGTTCAGGCCGGTGGTGATCCGGCCGGACGGCGGGAAGAAGTGGATGTCCTGAGTCAGCCAGTCCTTGAGCAGGTAGCCCAGGAAGAAGATCGGGATCGAGATGCCGATCAGGGTGACGATGATGGTCGCGTTGTCGAGCAGCCGTCCGCGGTGCCGGGCCGCGAGATATCCCAGCGGGATGCCCAGCCCGATCGCGATGATGATCGCCGCGATGGCGAGCTCGATGGTCGCCGGAAAGGACCGGCTGATCACGTCCATGACCGGCTCGCCGGTGCGGATGGAGTTGCCGAAGTCGCCGGTCACCACATTCTTGAGGAAGCGGCCGTACTGGACCCAGATCGGCTGGTCATAGCCGAGGGCCCGGGTCAGCAACTCGCGGGTCTGCGGGGTCGCACGTTCGCCCAGCAACGCGTCGACGGGTCCGCCGGGAAGTCTGCGCAGCCAGAAGAAGACCAGGGTCATCAGGGCGATCAGGGTGACGACGAGCTGGATCAGGCGGCGCAAGATGACTCTCACCATGAAGAGTGACGCATCCTTCTCGGATTCTCGCCGGACGGCCCGGAGCCGAAAGATCGTCCCGGTCCGGGCCGCGGCGGTGCCTGGTACTGCGGACTACTTGGTGAGCGAGACGGTGTTGAACTTCTCGGCGGTGAGAGGACTCGGCACCAGACCCTCGACGTTCTTCGTGGTGACCAGGGCCGGCGGGGCGTGCCAGATCGGGACGGCCGGCAGCCACTTGGCGGCGAGGTCGCGATTGACCTGCTCGAACGCGGCCTTCTTGGCCGCCGGGTCGACGGTCGCGTCGGCCTTGCCGATGGCGGTGAACATCTCGGTCATCGACGCGTCGCCGAACTCGGTCTTGGCCCGGCCGAAGAACGTGCCGACGAAGTTGCCCGGGTCGTTGTAGTCGCCGGTCCACCCGAGAATGTGCAGGTCCTGCTTGCCGAACTGCTGCACGTCGTCCTTGAAGCCGCCGTTCCACGGCCGCGGGACACCGTTGACCTTGATGCCGGCGGCCTGCAGGTCGTTCGCCAGCACGGTGAA is a genomic window containing:
- a CDS encoding ABC transporter permease — its product is MVRVILRRLIQLVVTLIALMTLVFFWLRRLPGGPVDALLGERATPQTRELLTRALGYDQPIWVQYGRFLKNVVTGDFGNSIRTGEPVMDVISRSFPATIELAIAAIIIAIGLGIPLGYLAARHRGRLLDNATIIVTLIGISIPIFFLGYLLKDWLTQDIHFFPPSGRITTGLNNTDVTGFFVLDGLLTRELDASADALWHLVLPAFTLATIPLAIIIRITRASVLDVLDEDYIRTADAKGLRNATIRKRHVLRNALLPVVTTIGLQTGALLAGAVLTEKVYNWGGLGTLITDSISGSRDYPVLQALILLAAVVYIVVNLLVDLSYAIIDPRVRVQ
- a CDS encoding ABC transporter permease; its protein translation is MSTLADHKRRRIDELTARTSEAGGVSLIRDAGRRLLRNPTAIVGAAIILLFLVIAIFAPLVAPHDPVQRFPELTKDLTVDSIPGATAGHPLGSDPLGRDFASRMVYGARQTLFVGVLATLIGLLLGVLLGAIAGAVGGWVDVLIMRITDVMLALPSLLLAITLVALASRSTQWTVIIAVAVVNVPIFARLLRGSMLAQRESDHVLAARALGVKQRNIVLRHMLPNSLTAVIVQATLTFAVAILDAAALSFLGLGDPDINRAEWGLMLGVDGVRYFEVRPELAYFPACAIILVALGFTLLGESMREALDPKNRR
- a CDS encoding ABC transporter ATP-binding protein encodes the protein MPLLDVRDLSVIFQRKGAKPFTAVDGVSFCVEPGQTIGLVGESGCGKSVTSLAIMGLLPRRGNKVTGEVRFADTDLLKLRPQELRDRRGRDIGMIFQDPLSSLNPVIPLGLQVAEVLERHQGRTRRAALREARGLLDAVGIPDPTRRLKEFPHQLSGGMRQRALIAVALACRPRLLIADEPTTALDVTIQAQILTLLKDLVDQSGTALVMITHDLGVVAGLCDTVNVLYAGKVVERAGRHDLFAEPRHPYTHGLLQSVPRLDVDRGGRLHQIRGSVSDNIPWPEGCAFAPRCDRVIDDCIGETVPLEPTLRGGALRCKNPVPQEVPV